In one Novosphingobium humi genomic region, the following are encoded:
- a CDS encoding TonB-dependent receptor: protein MRSVHHLPRPSQMVIAAALGLALMPAAASAEEAAAKEASADEAGTIVVRGFGQSVKNAIDIKRRASVSLDSILASDIASFPDTNLAEAIQRVPGVAITRDAGGEGRQVSLRGFTPDYTLVRVAGMTAISTSGSIDSRGGTSNSRAFDFNLFASELFTRIDVRKSAEASVEEGGIGGTIDLHTARPLDYAKPRFALSGQGFYNSYAKDVAPRVAGLASWRNEEGTLGALVSVAYSQRNVVEKGFSTVRWATGGWNLNNVSPSVDPAITSRLNAGAANPDTLYFPRYLRYDLYAIRQKRLGVTAAFQFHPSSDLQFDLDLLYGRLRNTRDEYHLDSNSWNNSGALGRTTVSALGVTGNQITSGTFGNVWVRSDTGRYEARNDYYQAAFNAKARITDRLTADALIGYQMAQYDNQRTEIYYTRGDTTHTAGGSALSFDFSQNPNLPVLTYGFDITSPNSYIFNLLRLQTQHVLHNNAEAKLNLHFDVNDHIKLHFGGIYTRQMLNQRYYTLDVTSGVANSAPATALTTMPYNYADGLGVSGLPATWAAPDLNNARSSMNADSYALAMDQASTARIIEKVSGGYVEGDYRGSLLGHDLRGNLGLRVMHTAITSRGYIGGLWVSQGSGYTDLLPSLNAVWGLSDRFQLRLAADRNLSRPTLGNLMISGSVDANNRIIRQGNPNLKPFRADSLSLSAEYYLSARTLLAVTPFYKHIESLIISSYDYPTYASTGLPLGLLNVATTSNSPGDVFTRQWYSNGQQANVKGVELTANVGFDFLPGLLKNTGLLANYTYADGTATYTNATTGKPFMATLPQLTRHSANATIYYTDAKFDARVSVSYHGRYLTDLPAANANDLGGYNPRTQIDASLRYNITPNAAITLDAVNLNNAADSQYVGNVADNSNRVYTYLKSGRSLMVGARITM, encoded by the coding sequence ATGCGTTCGGTTCACCATCTTCCTCGTCCTTCCCAAATGGTCATCGCGGCGGCTCTGGGCCTTGCCCTTATGCCCGCCGCCGCGTCTGCCGAAGAAGCCGCGGCCAAGGAGGCCTCAGCCGATGAGGCGGGCACCATCGTCGTGCGCGGCTTTGGCCAGTCGGTAAAAAATGCCATCGATATCAAGCGCCGCGCCTCGGTATCGCTCGATTCCATTCTGGCCAGCGACATCGCTTCCTTTCCCGACACCAATCTGGCCGAGGCGATTCAGCGCGTGCCAGGCGTGGCCATCACCCGCGATGCGGGCGGCGAAGGACGGCAGGTCTCGCTGCGCGGTTTCACGCCCGATTACACGCTGGTGCGCGTTGCGGGCATGACGGCCATTTCCACCTCAGGTTCGATTGACTCGCGCGGGGGCACATCCAATTCGCGCGCCTTCGATTTCAACCTGTTTGCCTCCGAACTCTTCACCCGCATCGACGTGCGCAAATCGGCCGAAGCCAGCGTCGAGGAAGGCGGCATCGGCGGCACCATCGATCTGCACACCGCCCGCCCGCTCGATTATGCCAAGCCGCGTTTCGCGCTTTCGGGTCAGGGTTTCTACAACAGCTATGCCAAGGATGTGGCGCCGCGCGTGGCGGGCCTTGCCAGTTGGCGCAACGAGGAAGGCACGCTGGGCGCGCTCGTCTCGGTCGCCTATTCACAGCGCAATGTGGTGGAAAAGGGCTTTTCGACCGTGCGCTGGGCCACGGGCGGGTGGAACCTCAACAATGTCTCTCCTTCCGTCGATCCGGCGATCACCTCGCGGCTGAATGCCGGGGCGGCCAATCCCGATACGCTCTATTTCCCGCGCTATCTGCGCTATGATCTCTATGCCATCCGGCAAAAGCGGCTGGGCGTGACGGCGGCCTTCCAGTTCCATCCCAGCAGCGACCTGCAATTCGATCTCGACCTGCTTTATGGCCGTTTGCGCAACACACGCGATGAATATCACCTCGACAGTAATTCGTGGAACAACAGCGGGGCGCTGGGCCGCACCACAGTGTCGGCACTGGGCGTGACGGGCAATCAGATCACCAGCGGCACTTTCGGCAATGTCTGGGTGCGTTCCGACACGGGCCGCTATGAGGCACGCAACGATTATTATCAGGCCGCCTTCAACGCCAAGGCGCGCATCACCGACCGCCTGACCGCCGATGCCCTGATTGGCTATCAGATGGCCCAATATGACAACCAGCGCACCGAGATCTATTACACCCGCGGCGACACGACCCATACCGCCGGCGGATCGGCCCTGAGCTTTGATTTCAGCCAGAACCCCAATCTGCCGGTGCTGACCTATGGTTTCGACATCACCAGCCCGAACAGCTATATCTTCAACCTGCTGCGTTTGCAGACCCAGCATGTTCTGCACAACAATGCCGAGGCCAAGCTCAACCTGCACTTTGACGTCAACGATCACATCAAGCTGCATTTCGGCGGCATCTACACGCGCCAGATGCTGAACCAGCGCTATTACACACTGGATGTGACCAGCGGCGTAGCCAATTCCGCGCCCGCCACGGCGCTGACCACCATGCCTTATAATTATGCCGATGGGCTGGGCGTGTCGGGCCTGCCCGCGACGTGGGCGGCGCCCGATCTCAATAATGCGCGTTCCAGCATGAATGCCGATTCCTATGCCCTTGCCATGGATCAGGCCAGCACCGCGCGGATCATCGAAAAGGTTTCGGGCGGCTATGTCGAGGGCGATTACCGGGGCAGCCTGCTGGGCCATGATCTGCGCGGCAATCTGGGCCTGCGCGTGATGCATACGGCGATCACCTCGCGGGGCTATATCGGCGGACTCTGGGTCTCGCAGGGCAGCGGCTATACCGATCTCCTGCCCTCGCTCAACGCCGTCTGGGGGCTGAGCGACAGGTTCCAGCTGCGCCTTGCCGCCGATCGCAACCTGTCGCGGCCGACGCTGGGCAATCTGATGATCTCCGGCTCGGTCGATGCCAACAACCGCATCATCCGTCAGGGCAATCCCAATCTCAAACCCTTCCGCGCGGATTCGCTCTCGCTCTCGGCCGAATATTACCTCTCGGCCCGCACGCTGCTGGCCGTCACGCCGTTCTACAAGCATATCGAGAGCCTGATCATCAGCAGCTATGATTACCCGACCTATGCCTCGACCGGCCTGCCGCTTGGCCTGCTCAACGTGGCCACGACCAGCAATTCGCCCGGCGATGTCTTTACCCGCCAATGGTATTCGAACGGGCAACAGGCCAATGTGAAGGGCGTCGAACTGACCGCCAATGTCGGTTTCGACTTCCTGCCCGGATTGTTGAAAAACACCGGGCTTCTGGCCAATTACACCTATGCCGACGGCACGGCCACCTATACCAACGCCACCACCGGCAAACCTTTCATGGCCACATTGCCGCAACTGACGCGCCACTCGGCCAATGCGACCATCTATTACACCGATGCGAAATTCGACGCGCGCGTGTCGGTGTCCTACCATGGCCGCTATCTGACCGATCTGCCCGCGGCCAATGCCAATGATCTGGGCGGCTATAATCCGCGCACCCAGATCGACGCATCGCTGCGCTACAACATCACGCCCAATGCGGCGATCACGCTCGATGCGGTCAACCTGAACAATGCGGCCGATTCGCAATATGTCGGCAATGTGGCCGACAATTCGAACCGCGTTTACACCTATCTGAAGAGCGGCCGCTCGCTGATGGTGGGCGCGCGCATCACCATGTAA
- a CDS encoding RcnB family protein, which translates to MKQPLSIIMSGPERDLRPEGVSLYSFALAFGLMLFSGPLWAQPPRGETYRPAIPAPPPPPSTVEPSRPAPQRNNEACCHQTMTPPITSESHAGISPRTTYTSQSPSTWATSSTYSPPPGFHYQLWAVGNVLPRAYWARGYWVENYWMFALRTPPWECVWVRYGNDALLVNRRNGAIVQILRHTFR; encoded by the coding sequence ATGAAACAGCCTTTATCCATCATCATGTCCGGGCCGGAGCGCGATCTGCGACCGGAAGGGGTTTCGCTCTATTCCTTCGCGCTGGCCTTTGGGCTGATGCTGTTTTCCGGCCCGCTCTGGGCGCAGCCGCCGCGCGGCGAGACCTATCGGCCCGCCATCCCCGCGCCGCCCCCGCCGCCATCCACGGTTGAACCGAGCCGCCCGGCGCCGCAAAGAAACAATGAGGCCTGCTGTCATCAGACGATGACGCCGCCCATTACTTCGGAAAGCCATGCCGGGATCTCGCCGCGCACGACCTATACTTCACAATCCCCATCCACTTGGGCCACGAGTTCGACCTACAGCCCTCCCCCCGGATTTCATTATCAGCTCTGGGCGGTGGGCAATGTCCTGCCCCGGGCCTATTGGGCGCGCGGTTATTGGGTCGAAAATTACTGGATGTTCGCGCTAAGAACGCCGCCATGGGAATGTGTCTGGGTGCGCTACGGCAATGATGCGCTGCTGGTGAACCGGCGCAATGGGGCCATTGTTCAGATCCTGCGCCACACGTTCCGCTGA
- a CDS encoding FecR family protein, protein MNGRDPYEEAADWLDDADSWDHARRAGFLDWLVRDPAHVEAARAVARVMDDPAATQALQALPAFPANDIETPGRRHGRGRKAAAMAAGVAALALGLGAGWGAWRLTPVAPPPQHFATGLGQDMASHLSDGSVLHLDPATTLDVRMSPGARRLHLAQGRALFEVAHAPERPFTVESGPMAVTAIGTVFSVDNSPAGQGLRVEQGRVRVVIEGLEQPLMVGAGQGLMLDRADHVLRFTFRPDPVQAADPQWLVADHERLDALVARLQRHSAAPLVLSPQLAGEPISGRYRSHDPLGSLRLIALAHGWRVMPDGAGWRMTP, encoded by the coding sequence ATGAACGGCCGCGATCCCTATGAGGAGGCCGCCGACTGGCTGGATGACGCCGACAGCTGGGATCATGCCCGCCGGGCCGGTTTCCTCGACTGGCTGGTGCGCGATCCGGCCCATGTCGAGGCGGCCCGCGCGGTCGCGCGGGTGATGGATGATCCGGCCGCGACGCAGGCTTTGCAGGCCTTGCCCGCCTTTCCGGCCAATGACATCGAAACGCCCGGCCGGCGCCATGGCCGGGGGCGTAAGGCGGCGGCCATGGCGGCCGGCGTGGCGGCGCTGGCCCTTGGCCTTGGGGCCGGATGGGGCGCATGGCGCTTGACGCCCGTCGCCCCGCCGCCGCAGCATTTCGCCACCGGCCTTGGTCAGGACATGGCATCGCACCTGTCCGACGGATCGGTGCTGCATCTTGATCCGGCCACCACGCTCGACGTGCGTATGTCACCCGGTGCCCGCCGCCTGCATCTGGCGCAGGGCCGCGCCTTGTTCGAGGTGGCCCATGCGCCCGAAAGGCCCTTTACCGTGGAGAGCGGCCCCATGGCCGTCACCGCCATCGGCACAGTCTTTTCCGTGGACAACAGCCCGGCGGGTCAGGGCCTGCGCGTCGAACAGGGCCGGGTGCGGGTCGTCATCGAGGGGCTGGAGCAGCCGCTGATGGTCGGCGCGGGTCAGGGGCTGATGCTGGACAGGGCCGATCATGTGCTGCGCTTCACCTTTCGCCCCGATCCGGTGCAGGCCGCCGACCCGCAATGGCTGGTGGCCGATCATGAAAGACTCGACGCGCTGGTCGCCCGGCTTCAGCGCCACAGCGCCGCGCCGCTGGTGCTTTCGCCGCAACTGGCCGGTGAACCGATCAGCGGGCGGTACAGAAGCCACGATCCGCTGGGCAGCCTGCGCCTGATCGCGCTGGCGCATGGCTGGCGGGTGATGCCCGATGGCGCGGGCTGGCGCATGACGCCCTGA
- a CDS encoding OmpA family protein: protein MHRLWTAISTVALISGAIHPTMALAQTSTSTSGSNAGAVSGSDAAANANPVQNTTTTSGSVSGSTSGANSNSNSVSNPINITSTNSTSGSSSNATTSSSSSNQSTNQSTQGNSQTINNNSVYPANQTIKTAPAVMAPALTTTLTETCMGSSSMGVSVLGFGASGGTTWQDHHCVRRLNARELAQTIGDRDAARELMCSDEEVFKVYNALGRPCRLRPDGSVNPAYVAPPPPPPPSMAYSPVAAVENPGPYLVFFDWNRADITSEAAATLDKATSSYQQTGYASLQLAGHTDSSGSEAYNKELSLRRAESVKAYLSGHGIPREVMSVQGFGASSPRVPTAPGVREAQNRRVEITFVGAPAAHPEKPASAPTENH from the coding sequence ATGCATAGGCTCTGGACAGCAATCAGCACCGTCGCACTGATCAGCGGTGCTATCCATCCAACCATGGCGCTGGCGCAGACCAGCACCTCGACATCGGGTTCGAACGCCGGGGCGGTTTCGGGTTCGGATGCCGCCGCCAATGCCAATCCGGTTCAGAACACCACCACCACATCGGGGTCCGTGTCAGGATCGACCTCAGGCGCCAATTCCAATTCCAATTCGGTGTCCAATCCGATCAACATCACGAGCACCAATTCCACCTCTGGGTCAAGTTCCAACGCGACCACCAGTTCGAGTTCCTCGAACCAGTCGACCAACCAGTCGACCCAAGGCAACAGCCAGACCATCAACAACAATTCGGTCTATCCGGCCAATCAGACGATCAAGACCGCACCGGCCGTCATGGCCCCCGCGCTGACCACCACGCTGACGGAAACCTGCATGGGTTCCAGTTCGATGGGCGTCTCGGTGCTGGGCTTTGGCGCATCGGGCGGCACGACATGGCAGGACCATCATTGCGTGCGTCGCTTGAACGCCCGCGAATTGGCCCAGACCATCGGCGACCGTGATGCCGCGCGCGAATTGATGTGCTCGGACGAGGAAGTCTTCAAGGTTTACAACGCCCTTGGGCGGCCCTGCCGCCTGCGCCCGGATGGTTCGGTCAACCCGGCCTATGTCGCGCCCCCTCCTCCTCCGCCGCCCAGCATGGCCTATTCGCCGGTAGCCGCAGTTGAAAATCCCGGTCCCTATCTGGTCTTCTTCGACTGGAACCGGGCCGACATCACCAGCGAGGCCGCAGCAACGCTGGACAAGGCCACCAGTTCCTATCAGCAGACCGGCTATGCCAGCCTGCAACTGGCCGGCCATACCGACAGCAGCGGCTCGGAGGCCTATAACAAGGAACTTTCGCTGCGCCGGGCTGAATCGGTCAAGGCCTATCTGAGCGGCCATGGCATCCCGCGCGAGGTCATGAGCGTTCAGGGCTTCGGCGCGAGTTCGCCGCGGGTGCCCACCGCGCCGGGCGTGCGCGAGGCGCAGAACCGCCGGGTCGAGATCACCTTCGTGGGCGCTCCTGCGGCGCATCCGGAAAAGCCCGCCTCGGCACCTACGGAAAACCACTGA
- a CDS encoding RNA polymerase sigma factor: MASGADRYGAGDGAGALLGSITHAMARLRRYVHAHMANRADAEDIVQESLARTLRRAGEAGLGEQGIARPDHYAIGIARNLMADHARHAAMAGECAIDEAMPCAAPLPDQHLQHRQRLALFTATLEAMPPLRREVFRRRRLEGQSREDIAQALGLQPEAVKKHINRAMAQLARALSEAETDLGRSEVEDAR, encoded by the coding sequence ATGGCAAGCGGCGCGGACAGATATGGCGCAGGTGACGGCGCGGGCGCTCTGCTCGGGTCGATCACGCATGCCATGGCGCGGTTGCGCCGCTATGTTCACGCGCATATGGCCAACCGCGCCGATGCAGAGGATATTGTGCAGGAAAGTCTGGCCCGAACCCTTCGGCGCGCGGGCGAGGCGGGCCTTGGCGAACAGGGCATCGCCCGCCCCGACCATTACGCCATCGGCATCGCGCGCAATCTGATGGCCGATCATGCCCGCCATGCTGCCATGGCCGGAGAATGCGCGATCGACGAGGCCATGCCCTGCGCCGCCCCCCTGCCCGACCAGCATCTGCAGCACCGCCAGAGGCTGGCCCTGTTCACTGCCACGCTGGAGGCGATGCCCCCGCTGCGCCGCGAGGTGTTCCGCCGCCGTCGCCTGGAAGGGCAGAGCCGCGAGGATATCGCGCAGGCGCTGGGTCTTCAGCCGGAGGCAGTCAAGAAGCATATCAACCGCGCGATGGCGCAACTGGCGCGCGCCCTGTCCGAGGCGGAGACCGATTTGGGCAGGTCCGAGGTGGAGGATGCCCGATGA
- a CDS encoding histidine-type phosphatase → MRNMKIAALAALAWAAPSQAAAPVVENVVVLMRHGIRPPTKDPAMPAGTAAAPWPRWDVPPGWLTAHGGEAVERLGAQDGAWLRRIGVLPAARCPDAGRVHIVADSDQRTIATARHWAKGALTSCAPVVDHLPQDQADPRFGPLSAGLSRIDPVAAAGAVEQAVGPQGLAGIDRAMAPLYGRLNAILCGGATPCGLGAEPTQIRPATEQIRPKLSGMLDRASTAAQILLLEYADGKPMGEVGWGRAGAGDIAALSTFHAEEFRLLARPRPIAAPNLAGLTPVLREGLQGRVGLTLILGHDTNIANLAGVLGLHWRVEGLAADDPAPGGAIVLEVLRMPSGRRLVRAVYRSQSLEAMRSGKGAARRQPMDIGVCRHPVRGGLCPLGEVLGALEP, encoded by the coding sequence ATGCGCAATATGAAGATCGCCGCCCTTGCGGCACTGGCATGGGCCGCCCCTTCGCAGGCTGCGGCCCCCGTGGTGGAAAACGTGGTGGTGCTGATGCGCCACGGCATCCGTCCGCCCACCAAGGACCCCGCCATGCCCGCCGGAACCGCCGCCGCGCCATGGCCGCGCTGGGATGTGCCGCCCGGCTGGCTGACCGCGCATGGGGGCGAAGCGGTGGAGCGGCTTGGCGCGCAGGATGGCGCGTGGCTGCGGCGGATCGGCGTGTTGCCCGCCGCGCGATGCCCGGATGCGGGGCGGGTCCATATCGTGGCCGACAGCGACCAACGCACCATCGCCACCGCCCGGCACTGGGCCAAGGGGGCGCTGACCTCATGCGCGCCTGTCGTCGACCATTTGCCGCAGGATCAGGCCGATCCGCGCTTTGGCCCGCTTTCGGCAGGGCTGTCGCGGATTGATCCGGTCGCGGCGGCGGGCGCGGTCGAACAGGCGGTGGGGCCGCAGGGTCTGGCCGGGATCGACCGCGCCATGGCCCCGCTCTATGGCCGGTTAAACGCGATCCTGTGCGGCGGCGCGACGCCCTGCGGCCTTGGGGCCGAGCCCACGCAGATCCGCCCCGCCACCGAGCAGATCCGCCCCAAATTGTCGGGCATGCTCGACCGGGCCTCGACCGCCGCGCAGATCCTGCTGCTGGAATATGCCGATGGCAAGCCGATGGGTGAGGTCGGCTGGGGCCGGGCCGGGGCGGGCGATATTGCCGCGCTTTCCACCTTCCATGCCGAGGAATTCCGGCTGCTGGCCCGCCCTCGGCCGATTGCGGCGCCCAATCTGGCAGGATTGACGCCGGTCCTGCGCGAGGGGCTGCAAGGGCGCGTCGGGCTGACGCTGATCCTTGGGCATGACACGAATATTGCCAATCTGGCCGGGGTGCTGGGCCTGCACTGGCGGGTTGAGGGGCTGGCCGCCGATGATCCCGCGCCGGGCGGGGCCATCGTGCTGGAGGTGCTGCGGATGCCTTCGGGGCGGCGTCTGGTCCGGGCCGTCTATCGCTCGCAATCGCTGGAGGCGATGCGCAGCGGCAAGGGCGCGGCCCGGCGTCAGCCGATGGATATCGGGGTCTGCCGTCATCCGGTTCGGGGCGGCCTTTGCCCGCTGGGCGAGGTTCTGGGCGCGCTGGAGCCGTAA
- a CDS encoding alpha/beta hydrolase — protein MAGRMVIGVMLSAIPRYVSAGAGLVLEATLHVPVLARGLVIFAHGGGSARFSLRNNHVAARLRADGLATLLLDLLTVEEEEDRRLVFNIDLLAYRLRLATDWAALQPDTRHLLPCYFGASTGAAAAFRAGAQDGRIAAIVSRGGRPDLAGARALSRVTAPSLLIVGGDDEAVADLNLFAFNRMRCKRDIQIIPRAGYCLDETDTLEQVVTLASIWFRHHLGEKL, from the coding sequence ATGGCCGGCCGGATGGTGATCGGCGTGATGCTTTCGGCCATTCCCCGCTATGTCAGCGCCGGTGCCGGACTTGTGCTGGAGGCGACGCTGCATGTGCCTGTTCTGGCGCGCGGCCTTGTCATTTTCGCCCATGGCGGGGGCAGCGCGCGTTTCAGCCTGCGCAACAATCATGTGGCCGCCCGCCTGCGCGCCGATGGGCTGGCCACGCTGCTGCTCGATCTGTTGACGGTTGAGGAGGAAGAGGACCGCAGGCTGGTCTTCAACATTGACCTGCTGGCCTATCGCCTGCGCCTTGCCACCGATTGGGCCGCGCTTCAGCCCGATACGCGCCATCTCCTGCCCTGCTATTTCGGCGCCAGCACGGGCGCAGCCGCAGCCTTTCGCGCCGGGGCGCAGGACGGGCGCATTGCCGCCATCGTATCGCGCGGGGGGCGCCCCGATCTTGCCGGAGCGCGCGCCCTTTCGCGTGTGACGGCGCCCAGCCTGCTGATCGTGGGCGGGGATGACGAGGCAGTGGCCGATCTCAACCTTTTTGCCTTCAACAGGATGCGCTGCAAGCGGGACATCCAGATCATTCCCCGGGCTGGCTATTGCCTTGATGAGACCGACACGCTTGAACAGGTGGTGACGCTGGCCAGCATCTGGTTCCGCCATCACCTTGGGGAGAAGCTGTGA
- a CDS encoding RMD1 family protein yields MIANADEFPTSSSGYLGHPDFVMLGALPTSGRLVASARVLAGRIDTRALVEDNRRLPPWAGEGLTFVFRYGAVVSITAKGEPSDRIDAALGRYLRDPAGMIEVETAEINLTRHGTDRIGEDGQILLADGDEARLTLVAIVLARSVVLSRDEVLVSQAFDRIAPLVSDLRETGRTRAPVRQAMQLVGEVLAARHRVMAKVQADERPDVLWDNPELDRLYARLEAEHELDDRAEVLERKFVALGDFAEVLLNIIQDKRAFRLELAIIALIAFEIVLALFNMHWR; encoded by the coding sequence ATGATCGCCAACGCTGACGAGTTTCCGACCTCATCCTCCGGCTATCTGGGCCATCCCGATTTCGTGATGCTGGGCGCGCTGCCCACCTCCGGGCGGCTGGTGGCCAGCGCAAGAGTGTTGGCCGGGCGCATCGACACGCGCGCGCTGGTCGAGGACAATCGCCGCCTGCCGCCATGGGCGGGCGAGGGGCTGACCTTTGTGTTCCGCTATGGCGCGGTGGTGTCGATCACGGCCAAGGGAGAGCCATCGGACCGGATCGATGCGGCGCTGGGCCGCTATCTGCGCGATCCGGCGGGCATGATCGAGGTGGAAACCGCCGAGATCAACCTTACCCGGCACGGCACCGACCGCATCGGCGAGGATGGGCAGATCCTGCTGGCCGATGGGGATGAGGCGCGCCTCACGCTGGTGGCCATCGTGCTGGCGCGCAGCGTGGTGCTGTCGCGCGATGAAGTGCTGGTTTCGCAGGCGTTTGACCGCATCGCCCCGCTGGTGTCCGACCTGCGCGAAACGGGGCGCACGCGCGCGCCGGTGCGCCAGGCGATGCAATTGGTGGGCGAGGTTCTGGCCGCCCGCCACCGGGTCATGGCCAAGGTGCAGGCCGACGAGCGCCCCGATGTCCTATGGGACAATCCAGAACTGGACCGGCTCTACGCCCGGCTGGAGGCCGAACACGAACTGGACGACCGCGCCGAGGTGCTGGAGCGCAAATTCGTGGCACTGGGCGATTTTGCCGAAGTGCTGCTCAACATCATTCAGGACAAGCGGGCCTTCCGGCTGGAACTGGCGATCATCGCCTTGATCGCGTTTGAAATCGTACTGGCACTGTTCAACATGCATTGGCGATAG